Within the Cololabis saira isolate AMF1-May2022 chromosome 22, fColSai1.1, whole genome shotgun sequence genome, the region GGAAGAACCCTTAGTTAAAACCAGACTCGGGATGGGCGCTACCTCTACTGCTTGGTGTAGAATGATCGAGGGAAGGCTTCTCTCATTTAACTTGGCTTTATTAACAGCTCTCAGCATACAGCTCACAACGACCAACATACGACAAGCGTGGAGTTTTCTGAATGAGCCGTAAAGCATCGTACCTGTCACGTAAAACATCACTGTCGTAAAACTGTCGTAACGATCACTTTATATATAAATCAGTATATGATATCTCCCccctttttatgttatttctaATAACACAAGATGCATATAGTAACTTTCAATAACCCCAGGCAAACAATAATACCAGCCAGAAAATGTCAAATAAGCCTTCcttataaaacataaaatgtataacaGTAACAATGTTACTTCTCTAGTAAACACAATTACCCtgtaaatatttctcctttaacAGTAATATTTCCGTAAACAAACTCAAAGTGCAATCAGCTGTAAACCTGCCTTTccaaaactcaaaatgcaaTTATCTGGACCCATAACCCTTCTAATATTCTCAATTAGAATAATAACAAACAATTAGAATACAGTCATCttacatatgtatatgttttCGCCTTacaccccttttttttttttttttttttaaataaaggctcTATGAAAGATAAGACAGTCTCTTTTCTCCGCTATAGGCTCAGCCTGTCGACAGGTTTGCACAGCCGTCCGGCCCTGGTGCGAAACTGCCCCGGCGACCGTGTAGGTGAAGAAACAGTCCCTGGCGTGACGACGCTCGCAGATTGGGAAGCCTCTCCTGCTCACAGCAGATGCAGGAGGGGTCTCCTGTGCAGATTGTGAAAACAGATCCGCCCGTAGATGGCGGCGGTTCCGCCGTAACTCCGCCCCTTGCGGTGTCTGGATGATGTAGGATCTTGGAGTAACACTTTCCTTAGAAACGACTGCTGGTGTCACCCAGGCCTTTTCCTGgtccaacttgactatgactgcGTCTCCTGGCTGAAGTGGTGGAAGAGGTCTGGCTCCGTGGCGGCGGTTGTAATAGAAAGTTTGTTTTGCCTTCTCACCAGCATCTTTCTGTTCTACAGTCCTTCTGTTAGGCCACTTGGGCCGAAGATTCTTCTCCAGTGTAGGGAGTGTTGTTTTAATCTTTCTCCCCATTAAGAGTTCTGCTGGACTAACTCCTGTGGTGGTGCAGGGAGTTGATCTATAGCACATGAGTGCTAGTAGTGGATCTTCCTGGCGGAGGATTCTCTTTGCAGTCTGCACTGCTCTTTCCGCATGACCGTTCCCCTGAGGATGGTGAGGACTTGATGTGATGTGTCTGAAGTCCAGCTGGTTTGCCAGCTCCTGAAATTCTGCGCTGGAGAATTGAGGACCGTTGTCACTCACCACCTCATCCGGGATCCCAAACCTTGCAAAGGTTGCTTTGAGTCTCTGAATAACCTGAGTGCTGATAGTGGATGGTAGGTGCAGCACCTCCAGAAAACGTGAGTAGTAATCAGAGATGATAAGATGGTTATTTTTGTTGTACTCACAGAGGTCGAGAGCTATCCTTTTCCATGGACGGTCGGGCAGAGGCGTAGAGATGAGAGGCTCCTTTTGCTGGGCCCGCTTCTGTTCCTGGCAGCTGTGACATGACAACACTATGTTTTTCAGTTCAGTAGAAAGTCCTGGCCACCAACCTGACGACTTTGCCCTGTCTCTACATTTTGTTAGCCCCTGATGTCCGTCATATATTCTTTTCAAAATGTCGGCTCCCATTGATTGTGGAATGATGATCCTGCTCCCACGTATGAACACACCATCAGCCTCTGATAATTCATTTTTCACCTTCATGTACTCTCTGACCGTCTGTGGGACATTTCCACTATATTCTGGCCATCCTCTTCTCACATGTTCGATGACAGACTGCAGTTCATAGTCAGTTGCAATGGCTCTTTTGATGCTCTCCATCCTGCTTGGAGATGCAGGGATGCCCTGTATCACTGTCGCTACGTAGCACTCCACCTCGCTATGTGCATCAGTCACTTCTTTTGTGTAGGTCTGTGGGCTTCGGGATAAAGCATCAGCTATGAGTAGGGTTTTCCCCGGCACATATTTAGCCACCGGTTTATACCTCATGATCCGCATTAAAAGGCGTTGACACCTTAAAGGGACGTTGTCGAGACTCCGGTTGTTGATGAGTGGCACTAACGGCTTGTGATCCGTCTCAAGTTTGAACTCATCCAGGCCACATAAATATTTCTCAAACTTTTCACAAGCCCACACGCCAGCCAGACACTCCTTCTCTATCTGGGCATAGCGTGTTTCCGCCTCAGATAAACGCCTGTAGCAGTAAGCTATCGGCTTCCATTCTTCTCCATGGAGTTGGAGCAGCACAGCTCCCAGTCCATAACTGCTGGCATCGGCAGACACGGCTGTGGGCCTTGTGAGATCATAAAAGGCGAGAACTGGTGCCTTTGTCAGCATCCTTTTAATATCCTCAAAGGCTGATTGTTGTGAGTGGCCCCAAGTCCAGATGTTCTTCAACTTAAGGAGCTCGTACAATGGTTGGCCTACTGTTGCGAGGGCTGGGACAAACTTTCCCAGGTAGTTCACCATGCCGAGGAATCTTTTTAACTCTTGCACATTTTCAGGCGGCGGCAGCTGGCGAATGGCCTCAGCTTTGTCAGGGTCGGGCCTGACTCCTGATTGGTCGATGAGATGACCCAGGAAACGTAGTTGGCTCTGTCTGAGGCAGCATTTATCCTTGTTGAGTTTCAAGCCTGTTGACTCAACGCGCTGCAGTACCATCTCGAGCCGTGCATCATGTTGCTCCATTGAAGTCCCATACACAAGAATGTCGTCCATGAAGACTTCTACACCTTCCAGTCCCTCCAGAGTCTCCAGCATCTTCCGCTGGAAGATCTCTGGTGCACTTGTTATGCCGAAAGGTAGTCTCTTAAAGCAGTACCTCCCGAACGGTGTAATAAACGTTGTCAGCTTGCAGCTATCTGGATGCAGTGGGATTTGCCAGAACCCACTGGCAGCAACCAGGGAGGAAAACACTGTTGCACCACTCAGCTTTGCTGTTATTTCATCAGGGGTCGGCAGGATGTAGCGTTCCCTTTTGACTGACTTATTCAGTTTGGTCAGATCAACACAGATTCTGGCCTTGGCTGTGTTCTTTTTCAAGACTGGGACCATGGGCGCACACTACTCAGTAGGTTGTGTCACTTGCTCGATGACCCCGTTGCTCTCCATCCTTTTAAGTTCCTCTTTAATTTTCTGGAGCATGGGGAAAGGTTCACGGCGTGCAGTATGTACAGCATATGGGACAGCATCATCCCTTAGCTTGATTTTCACTGGTTCAGTTTTTAGTGTGCCATGCTCACCATAACTTGCAGATGACAGGTGCTGGACTTTAATTCATCTACTCGCCTCACCAGATTCATCTTTACCGACAGGGTCCGGCTGAGTAGATTGTTGACTCTGTGTCCACGGACTACATAAGCTGTGAATGGGTAATCTTTCCCCTTGTGGCTGGCTGTCGCATCAAAATGGCCCAGACACAACAGCTCTCCTCCTGGGCTGTCCAGAGGGATGTCTGGTGGTGCTAGAGTCTTCTCCGGAGTGAGTGTGTGAAATGTGTCTTCGCTCATGACAGTGACATCAGCTCCTctgtcaatttaaaattttattggGGTGGAATCCACCTTTTACTGCACAGTCCACTGTTCACTTGTCTCTTTAACTTCACACACTGAGCCTAAAAAATATGAGGTCTGCTCTGCCCTCTCAGTCTCTGTCACCTCATTCACTGCTTTGCCGCTGCGACATGCTCTAGCCCAGTGTCCCACTTTATGGCAGTTATGGCATGTACTTTTTTCTGCATAGCACATTTCATCTTTATTATGCTGCATTTTCCCACATCTTCCACACTTCCTGTCATTTCCTCCCCATCTTCTGTCTTTTGGCTTGCCTTGTTGTCGCTGATGTGGTTTCCAGTTGGTGTTTTTCCGTTTAAACTGTACCTCCTGTACAGATCCGGCCGTGTCCCCCTGCAGGAGCACTTGCGCTGCGACCTCCTCCGACTGCCTGACAGTCCGTCTGCGCCAGCGTCAGGTCCGTCATCAGCTGCAGCTTGCGGGAGAGCTCTCTGTCCAAAATCCCGACGACAATACGGTCGCGGATATTTTCCTCTCTGCTCTCGCCAAACTCACAGTGTTCTGATAGCTCGTACAGGGCTCGGATAAAACACTCAGCTCTTTCCCCTGGCCCCTGGACTCGCAGGTGAAAACACGCCCGTTCGTGGATGATATTCCTCCGTGGGAAGAAATACTCATCAAACTTCCCCACCACGACGGCAAAGTCATCGCGGTCGTCCTCGTCAGTGAACGTGAATGATTTATAGATGTTTTCTGCCTCGTTGCCCATCGCGTAGATCAGACAGCTCACCTGCACTTATCCGTCATCTTTATTGAGTTTAGTGGCGAGTCTGTACCGCTCAAAGCGCTGTTTCCAGTCCGGCCACTCTGTCGGCTTATCAAAGGAGAAGCTCGCCGGGGGATTAAACTTTGCCATTCCGCTTTGTCCGTCCTCGTTTATCCGTGTGTTGAAacacttctgacaccatgtagAATGATCGAGGGAAGGCTTCTCTCTTTAACTCGGCTTTATTAACAGCTCTCAGCATACAGCTCACAACGACCAACATACGACAAGCGTGGAGTTTTCTGAATGACCCGTAAAGCATCATACCTGTCATGTAAAACATCACTGTTGTAAAACTGTCATAACGATCACTTTATATATAAATCAGTATATGACAGTTGGgtggagggggagagagagcgagagagacaaAGAGACAGAGACAGGGAGATAATGACAAATAGGaccaataataacaaaatatccTGACAAATAATCTAAatagaaacatattacagacaGCAGCAGTATTAGATCTGGAACTCATTAGTATTAACGGTGACTCAGTCATTATGAAACCATAGATAgtagaaaattgaaaaaaaatgattatCTATAGCTATGTGAAAATGACATGAATTACAGGTCTGAATAGATATGCATTgtcatatatgtgtatgtgcacAAGTATGTATTGCCCTACTTCCTCGTCCGCAGCCAGCCAGCTCCACTCCTCACCAAATTCGTGACCTGCAAGAAACAGCAAACAGAACTTGTACTCAGTATCTGTGTACTGACAAGTATATGTAGCCAAGTAGTCTTTTTGTGACACCTAGTGAACAAATCTTCTGTCATGAAGGATGACTTAAAAGTCTCAAAAGAGCCCCTAAGGCCTACCTGCATAACTGCTTATTTACTTAAAAGATATGCAGATGtttgaaattaaaatcatcAATATGAAAATCTTCAACCAGGAAATAATCAAGACAAAAGCTTTTGTTTCAATCTGAGACTAAAACAAGCTGCATAATAAACTCACAAAGTCAAGACGAAGGTCTCAGACATGATGGATGACTCAAGCACCAT harbors:
- the LOC133423729 gene encoding uncharacterized protein K02A2.6-like, coding for MVPVLKKNTAKARICVDLTKLNKSVKRERYILPTPDEITAKLSGATVFSSLVAASGFWQIPLHPDSCKLTTFITPFGRYCFKRLPFGITSAPEIFQRKMLETLEGLEGVEVFMDDILVYGTSMEQHDARLEMVLQRVESTGLKLNKDKCCLRQSQLRFLGHLIDQSGVRPDPDKAEAIRQLPPPENVQELKRFLGMVNYLGKFVPALATVGQPLYELLKLKNIWTWGHSQQSAFEDIKRMLTKAPVLAFYDLTRPTAVSADASSYGLGAVLLQLHGEEWKPIAYCYRRLSEAETRYAQIEKECLAGVWACEKFEKYLCGLDEFKLETDHKPLVPLINNRSLDNVPLRCQRLLMRIMRYKPVAKYVPGKTLLIADALSRSPQTYTKEVTDAHSEVECYVATVIQGIPASPSRMESIKRAIATDYELQSVIEHVRRGWPEYSGNVPQTVREYMKVKNELSEADGVFIRGSRIIIPQSMGADILKRIYDGHQGLTKCRDRAKSSGWWPGLSTELKNIVLSCHSCQEQKRAQQKEPLISTPLPDRPWKRIALDLCEYNKNNHLIISDYYSRFLEVLHLPSTISTQVIQRLKATFARFGIPDEVVSDNGPQFSSAEFQELANQLDFRHITSSPHHPQGNGHAERAVQTAKRILRQEDPLLALMCYRSTPCTTTGVSPAELLMGRKIKTTLPTLEKNLRPKWPNRRTVEQKDAGEKAKQTFYYNRRHGARPLPPLQPGDAVIVKLDQEKAWVTPAVVSKESVTPRSYIIQTPQGAELRRNRRHLRADLFSQSAQETPPASAVSRRGFPICERRHARDCFFTYTVAGAVSHQGRTAVQTCRQAEPIAEKRDCSGWCTFTGVRQLPVHQEALHRPPGVAPGRLPTAAGAAFSGL